From Cellulomonas dongxiuzhuiae, the proteins below share one genomic window:
- a CDS encoding serine/threonine-protein kinase yields the protein MHTAAPPPDDVTRLLQAHGARVASPVGTDGSWWVARPTQGEDGPWLEVLVADVPVDGSLAARAGVLTGLDHPHLARVLAVDPLGPGRVALVCEHVPGPTLAAVRAARPPLADGEVVTVAVPVAQALAVLHAAGLAHGAVGADRVVVRPGGVPVLVDLRGALRGVGTATGDVHRLVAALLGLMPPLDAHLAAGLEDAVRLRDALEALLRGRATPDDVVEAVFAVASPEPVQVPEADELAGAQVALETGRSGVPRSTVPPPPPRRARREPRRRRWWPAVVAAAVLMLGGGAALTVRLLPDLPADAATPSAVASPSATAPGVGPGAGDDRAALADEHDPAAAAAALTRLRAAALAAADAAGVAVIEVAGSPALAADEALVGGLAGARSEGLTVDVTTVTATGTAPDGDVTVEVTSTMSAHVRVAPTGERTDVPATAARTVELVLRWTPAGWRVWDVREPGGATP from the coding sequence GTGCACACCGCCGCCCCGCCACCGGACGACGTGACCCGGCTCCTGCAGGCGCACGGTGCGCGCGTCGCCTCGCCCGTGGGGACCGACGGCTCGTGGTGGGTCGCGCGCCCCACGCAGGGCGAGGACGGGCCGTGGCTCGAGGTGCTGGTCGCCGACGTCCCGGTCGACGGGTCGCTCGCCGCGCGCGCGGGCGTGCTGACGGGCCTGGACCACCCGCACCTCGCTCGCGTGCTGGCGGTCGATCCGCTGGGACCGGGGCGCGTCGCCCTGGTGTGCGAGCACGTGCCCGGCCCGACCCTCGCCGCCGTGCGCGCCGCCCGGCCGCCGCTGGCCGACGGTGAGGTCGTCACCGTGGCCGTGCCCGTCGCGCAGGCGCTGGCCGTCCTGCACGCGGCGGGGCTCGCGCACGGCGCCGTCGGCGCCGACCGGGTCGTGGTGCGCCCGGGTGGTGTCCCCGTCCTGGTGGACCTGCGGGGGGCGCTGCGCGGCGTGGGGACCGCGACCGGCGACGTGCACCGGCTCGTCGCCGCGCTCCTGGGCCTGATGCCACCGCTCGACGCCCACCTGGCGGCGGGCCTCGAGGACGCGGTCCGCCTGCGCGATGCGCTCGAGGCGCTGCTGCGCGGCCGCGCCACGCCCGACGACGTCGTCGAGGCGGTGTTCGCGGTCGCCTCGCCGGAGCCCGTGCAGGTCCCGGAGGCCGACGAGCTCGCCGGGGCGCAGGTGGCCCTCGAGACCGGCCGCAGCGGCGTCCCGCGCTCGACGGTGCCCCCGCCGCCGCCGCGTCGCGCACGCCGCGAGCCGCGACGCCGGCGGTGGTGGCCGGCGGTGGTGGCGGCTGCCGTCCTCATGCTCGGGGGCGGCGCGGCCCTCACCGTGCGGTTGTTGCCCGACCTCCCGGCGGACGCCGCCACCCCGTCGGCCGTCGCGTCGCCGTCCGCGACGGCGCCGGGGGTGGGCCCGGGTGCTGGCGACGACCGGGCCGCCCTGGCCGACGAGCACGACCCGGCGGCCGCGGCCGCGGCGCTGACCCGGTTGCGCGCGGCGGCGCTCGCTGCGGCGGACGCGGCCGGCGTCGCGGTGATCGAGGTCGCCGGATCCCCGGCACTCGCGGCGGACGAGGCCCTGGTCGGGGGCCTGGCCGGGGCCCGCAGCGAGGGGCTCACGGTCGACGTCACCACCGTCACCGCCACCGGCACGGCACCGGACGGTGACGTGACCGTCGAGGTCACGTCGACGATGAGCGCGCACGTGCGCGTCGCGCCGACGGGCGAGCGCACGGACGTCCCCGCGACGGCGGCGCGCACCGTCGAGCTCGTCCTGCGCTGGACGCCCGCCGGCTGGCGCGTGTGGGACGTCAGGGAGCCGGGCGGCGCGACGCCCTGA
- a CDS encoding Gfo/Idh/MocA family oxidoreductase: protein MEPLRIALIGYGGAGRGIHARLARETGQEVVAVVTRHRGDEVAADWPAARVLPDVDALLADAHDVDLVVVASPTGEHAAHVRAALEADLAVLSDKPLATTRAQAAALVRLARERGGRLTVFQNRRWDPEQLTLRGLLDAGTLGRVHRFERRWERFRPQPQHRWKEQDPVAGGLLLDLGAHLVDSAVQLFGPVRRVHAELRALTTPALDDVFLALEHAPDATGHHVVSHLWGGGLVGAPGPRTRVLGEHGAYLVTSFEREPTPFAVLDDAQEAGRRPGEPEHEGWLVRGAERTPVPRAPGGHGDLYRGVQAWLRADGPVPVDPADAVATARVLDAARVAAETGVAQLLD, encoded by the coding sequence ATGGAGCCGCTGCGCATCGCGCTGATCGGGTACGGCGGAGCCGGGCGCGGGATCCACGCCCGGCTCGCGCGCGAGACGGGGCAGGAGGTCGTCGCCGTCGTCACACGCCACCGCGGCGACGAGGTCGCCGCGGACTGGCCGGCGGCGCGCGTCCTGCCCGACGTCGACGCCCTGCTCGCCGACGCGCACGACGTGGACCTCGTCGTCGTGGCCAGCCCCACGGGCGAGCACGCGGCGCACGTGCGGGCGGCGCTCGAGGCCGACCTGGCCGTCCTCTCCGACAAGCCGCTGGCCACCACGCGGGCGCAGGCCGCCGCGCTGGTGCGTCTCGCGCGCGAGCGCGGCGGCCGCCTCACCGTGTTCCAGAACCGCCGCTGGGACCCCGAGCAGCTGACCCTGCGCGGCCTGCTCGACGCGGGCACGCTGGGCCGGGTCCACCGCTTCGAGCGGCGCTGGGAGAGGTTCCGCCCGCAGCCGCAGCACCGGTGGAAGGAGCAGGACCCCGTCGCAGGGGGGCTGCTCCTCGACCTGGGGGCGCACCTCGTCGACTCGGCGGTCCAGCTCTTCGGGCCCGTGCGGCGCGTGCACGCCGAGCTGCGCGCGCTCACGACGCCGGCACTCGACGACGTCTTCCTCGCGCTCGAGCACGCGCCCGACGCCACCGGCCACCACGTCGTGTCGCACCTGTGGGGCGGCGGGCTCGTCGGCGCGCCGGGACCGAGGACGCGCGTGCTCGGCGAGCACGGCGCCTACCTCGTGACGAGCTTCGAGCGTGAGCCGACGCCGTTCGCCGTGCTGGACGACGCGCAGGAGGCGGGTCGCCGGCCGGGGGAGCCGGAACACGAGGGCTGGCTCGTGCGGGGTGCGGAGCGCACACCGGTGCCGCGTGCGCCCGGTGGTCACGGCGACCTCTACCGGGGCGTGCAGGCGTGGTTGCGCGCGGACGGTCCGGTCCCCGTCGACCCCGCGGACGCGGTCGCCACGGCGCGGGTCCTCGACGCGGCGCGGGTCGCCGCCGAGACCGGGGTCGCCCAGCTCCTCGACTGA
- a CDS encoding MMPL family transporter, translating into MLRNPVARAVAVAVVLVVWMGLASVGGAAQGRLSQVQTNDAAAFLPSSAQSTLAAEASREFVDTQTLPALVVLTPADEGEVTPEQLAAVTAFAEQFPGTAVPDGTWADHLTGPVAPVPSEDGRAILLAVPLDAAAAEVLVDDESLNNLLVTDLRAALEDELGATASGSGDLGLEAWVTGPAGFVTDLGTAFAGIDGLLLLVALGAVLLILVVVYRSPFLPLVVVLTAVFALALAGLVVYELADAGILVLNGQAQGILSILVVGAAVDYSLLLVARYREELRHVDHPADAMRIAWRQSLEPIAASAGTVVAGLLCLLLSDLASNRSLGPVAAIGIGAALLAALTLLPAFLLVAGRRSRALFWPRAPHRVGSSPTQAPTHGEHATAVAPTTADPAEGPGLWARWARFVARHARPVWIVSAAALLLAAAFVPTFRAGGTSQTDVFLTPVDSVAGEEVLAEHFPAGAVQPAIVVVPESELDAVVAAAEDVEGIASAAPYTGAPGGAPGAAGARPVVVDGRVRVDVVTQAPSDSQDAVDAVADLREAVTAVAPDALVGGPAAETLDTQIASERDLRVIVPVVLVVILLILMLLLRSVVAGVLLMAANVLSFGAAIGISALVFNHVLDLPDADPVVPLYGFVFLVALGVDYSIFLMTRVREESQAVGTRAGVTRGLAVTGGVITSAGLVLATTFAALAVIPLLFLAQLAFIVALGVLVDTFVVRSLLVPGLVHDLGPRTWWPSALARRPEHGAHAALPTRTPVA; encoded by the coding sequence CGCTGTCGCCGTGGTGCTCGTCGTCTGGATGGGACTCGCCTCGGTGGGAGGCGCTGCCCAGGGACGCCTGTCCCAGGTCCAGACCAACGACGCCGCGGCGTTCCTGCCGTCGTCGGCACAGTCCACGTTGGCGGCCGAGGCCTCCCGCGAGTTCGTCGACACGCAGACCCTACCCGCGCTCGTCGTGCTGACCCCCGCGGACGAGGGTGAGGTCACACCCGAGCAGCTCGCCGCCGTCACGGCGTTCGCGGAGCAGTTCCCGGGCACCGCGGTCCCGGACGGGACGTGGGCCGACCACCTCACGGGGCCGGTCGCGCCCGTGCCCTCCGAGGACGGCCGGGCGATCCTCCTCGCCGTCCCGCTGGACGCCGCCGCGGCCGAGGTGCTCGTCGACGACGAGTCCCTCAACAACCTCCTCGTGACCGACCTGCGCGCGGCGCTGGAGGACGAGCTCGGCGCCACGGCGAGCGGCTCCGGCGACCTGGGCTTGGAGGCGTGGGTCACGGGCCCGGCGGGCTTCGTCACCGACCTCGGCACGGCCTTCGCCGGTATCGACGGGCTGCTCCTGCTCGTCGCGCTCGGGGCCGTCCTGCTCATCCTCGTCGTCGTCTACCGGTCGCCCTTCCTCCCGCTGGTGGTCGTCCTGACGGCCGTGTTCGCCCTCGCGCTGGCCGGGCTCGTCGTGTACGAGCTCGCGGACGCGGGCATCCTCGTCCTCAACGGCCAGGCGCAGGGCATCCTGTCGATCCTCGTCGTCGGTGCGGCGGTCGACTACTCGTTGCTGCTCGTCGCGCGGTACCGCGAGGAGCTGCGCCACGTCGACCACCCGGCGGACGCCATGCGCATCGCCTGGCGCCAGTCGCTCGAGCCCATCGCCGCGAGCGCCGGCACCGTCGTCGCCGGCCTGCTGTGCCTCCTGCTGTCCGACCTGGCGTCGAACCGCAGCCTCGGGCCGGTCGCCGCGATCGGCATCGGCGCGGCGCTGCTCGCCGCCCTCACGCTGCTGCCCGCGTTCCTCCTAGTCGCCGGCCGCCGCTCGCGCGCACTCTTCTGGCCGCGCGCGCCGCACCGCGTGGGCTCCTCCCCGACGCAGGCGCCCACGCACGGCGAGCACGCCACCGCCGTGGCCCCCACGACGGCCGACCCCGCCGAGGGGCCCGGGCTGTGGGCCCGCTGGGCGCGGTTCGTCGCGCGCCACGCGCGTCCCGTCTGGATCGTCAGCGCCGCCGCCCTGCTGCTCGCAGCCGCGTTCGTGCCGACGTTCCGCGCCGGGGGCACCAGCCAGACCGACGTCTTCCTCACGCCCGTCGACTCGGTCGCGGGGGAGGAGGTGCTCGCCGAGCACTTCCCCGCCGGTGCGGTGCAGCCCGCGATCGTCGTGGTGCCCGAGAGCGAGCTCGACGCGGTGGTCGCCGCCGCCGAGGACGTCGAGGGCATCGCGTCGGCCGCGCCCTACACCGGCGCGCCGGGCGGAGCGCCCGGCGCGGCCGGGGCACGTCCCGTCGTCGTCGACGGCCGGGTCCGGGTCGACGTCGTGACGCAGGCGCCCTCGGACAGCCAGGACGCCGTGGACGCGGTCGCCGACCTGCGCGAGGCCGTGACGGCCGTGGCGCCCGACGCCCTCGTCGGTGGCCCCGCAGCCGAGACCCTCGACACCCAGATCGCCAGCGAGCGGGACCTGCGCGTGATCGTCCCGGTCGTGCTGGTGGTGATCCTCCTCATCCTCATGCTGCTCCTGCGCTCGGTCGTGGCGGGCGTGCTCCTCATGGCGGCGAACGTGCTGTCGTTCGGGGCGGCGATCGGCATCTCGGCCCTCGTCTTCAACCACGTGCTCGACCTGCCCGACGCCGACCCGGTCGTGCCGCTGTACGGGTTCGTCTTCCTCGTCGCGCTCGGGGTCGACTACTCGATCTTCCTGATGACGCGCGTCCGGGAGGAGTCGCAGGCGGTCGGGACGCGTGCGGGCGTCACGCGGGGCCTGGCGGTGACCGGCGGGGTCATCACCTCGGCCGGGCTCGTCCTGGCGACGACCTTCGCCGCCCTGGCCGTGATCCCGCTGCTGTTCCTCGCGCAGCTCGCGTTCATCGTCGCGCTCGGCGTGCTCGTCGACACCTTCGTCGTGCGCAGCCTGCTCGTCCCCGGTCTCGTCCACGACCTCGGACCGCGCACCTGGTGGCCCAGCGCGCTGGCACGACGCCCGGAGCACGGTGCGCACGCGGCGCTGCCCACGCGGACGCCCGTGGCCTGA